The following are encoded in a window of Thunnus albacares chromosome 9, fThuAlb1.1, whole genome shotgun sequence genomic DNA:
- the LOC122988710 gene encoding uncharacterized protein C1orf87: MAQRNTSGTNAIPRLVVKIIGGKQVKQFIEEPQEDMSEKEDPLVEAADDDADKRGVMASHGRLQDRVDSAVWAVINQVPDRVCMTAPSGDRSRSYIHPKTSHITESRAAGAAETTEQKGASEDGDKAELSSAVSDELSDWQLSSLTSTEDDAAALDSTSGGTLDRSEVTHLFLKNDVPLKLPTFSLLLQMFSDECDPDQVHYRKLLRFIRRSAFLEENPQ, encoded by the exons ATGGCTCAGAGAAACACATCTGGAACAAATGCAATCCCCAGACTTGTTGTCAAGATTATAGGAGGCAAACAAGTCAAGCAGTTTATTGAGGAGCCACAAGA AGACATGTCAGAGAAAGAAGATCCTCTTGTTGAAGCTGCAGATGATGATGCAGATAAACGAGGTGTGATGGCGTCTCACGGACGGCTGCAGGACAGAGTGGACTCTGCAGTTTGGGCTGTGATCAACCAG GTTCCTGACAGAGTGTGTATGACGGCGCCCTCTGGTGATCGCTCCAGGTCCTACATTCACCCAAAGACTTCCCACATCACTGAGTCCAGAGCAGCTGGAGCAGCAGAGACAACAGAGCAG AAAGGTGCGTCTGAGGACGGAGATAAGGCCGAGCTCTCCTCGGCTGTCAGTGACGAGCTGTCTGATtggcagctctcctctctgacaTCAACAGAGGACGACGCGGCAGCTCTCGATTCCACCTCTGGAGGGACACTCGATCGATCGGAGGTCACTCACCTGTTCCTGAAAAATGATGTTCCTCTGAAATTACCAACGTTTTCTCTGCTCctccaaatgttttctgatgaaTGTGATCCAGACCAG GTTCATTACCGAAAACTGCTACGATTCATAAGACGTTCTGCATTTCTAGAAGAAAATCCACAGTGA